The following coding sequences lie in one Ostrea edulis chromosome 8, xbOstEdul1.1, whole genome shotgun sequence genomic window:
- the LOC125661410 gene encoding uncharacterized protein LOC125661410: MATSYGQDVIRCELCENPAEFHCNLCITGLCENCVLKHMKDKTKTHEVVEFKNRKENLVYPECKSHESKCETYCRGCKVPVCIKCIISMHKEHDVTEIEEIIQRQRELIEFDTQKLRKKIENLQIREEDTSKREEAFDKVTADITQREQEIEGMVHDVAEKMRKEVAEKKQENKVVNAENKSKVSDAERKLQRTIENNGELLQSRNIMDFINYRAANDDLTKDIELARNLCPIFLCSEIKENQIMPLFGSLSFREDNKVRQILNLKDTPELLATIQSPYRVLWRIVCAGKDKIWTSGRRNDITQIDRKGNILLSIKTHGNHWVLSIDNQQRLVFSKSYDTKVYMYKEGNVETCLNLTNWLPRGICHTKNGDMLVSMRSENKKQSKVVRYSGTTETQTIQYDGQGEPLFSTSSTAVLLLTENGNGDICVSDNSGHEVVVVNASGGLRFKYRGSQQSKYTAFQPYKIATDVNHHILINDNMNNIVHITDSGGNCIRYIEYPCSGGLSIDAEHNLVIGDESSGKIKILKYLK; encoded by the coding sequence ATGGCGACCAGTTACGGACAGGACGTGATACGGTGTGAACTTTGTGAGAATCCGGCAGAATTCCACTGCAATCTCTGTATTACAGGCTTGTGTGAGAACTGTGTTTTAAAACACATGAAAGATAAAACTAAAACACATGAAGTGGTGGagtttaaaaatagaaaagaaaatcTCGTGTATCCCGAATGTAAATCTCACGAGAGTAAATGCGAGACTTACTGTCGTGGATGTAAAGTTCCCGtatgtattaaatgcattattaGTATGCATAAAGAGCACGACGTCACAGAAATAGAAGAAATCATTCAAAGACAGAGAGAACTTATCGAGTTTGATACACAGAAACTCAGGaagaaaatagaaaatttacaaatacgTGAAGAGGATACCTCGAAAAGGGAGGAGGCATTTGATAAGGTCACCGCTGATATAACCCAGAGAGAACAAGAAATAGAAGGAATGGTCCACGATGTGGCTGAAAAGATGAGAAAAGAGGTTGCTGAGAAGAAACAAGAGAACAAAGTGGTGAATGCTGAAAACAAGTCTAAAGTATCCGACGCAGAGCGTAAGCTACAACGAACTATAGAGAATAACGGCGAACTTCTACAGTCCAGAAATATCATGGATTTTATCAATTATCGTGCTGCTAATGACGATTTGACAAAGGACATAGAACTGGCTAGGAATCTCTGCCCAATATTCCTATGCAGCGAAATTAAGGAGAATCAAATTATGCCGCTATTTGGATCGTTATCTTTTCGAGAGGACAATAAGGTGAGACAAATATTAAACCTAAAAGACACGCCAGAGCTCCTGGCTACCATACAGAGTCCGTACAGGGTACTGTGGAGAATAGTATGTGCTGGGAAGGATAAAATTTGGACAAGTGGGAGAAGAAACGATATAACGCAAATAGATAGGAAGGGGAACATTTTACTGAGTATAAAAACCCATGGGAATCATTGGGTGTTATCAATAGATAATCAGCAGCGCTTAGTGTTTTCAAAATCGTATGATACCAAGGTCTACATGTACAAGGAGGGAAATGTAGAGACATGTTTGAATCTGACGAATTGGCTTCCGAGGGGCATCTGTCACACAAAGAATGGGGATATGTTAGTGAGTATGCGCtctgaaaataaaaaacaaagtaAAGTGGTGCGGTACTCGGGCACCACGGAGACTCAGACGATCCAGTATGACGGACAGGGAGAGCCATTGTTTTCTACTAGTTCAACAGCTGTGCTTCTTCTGACTGAGAATGGGAATGGAGATATTTGTGTTTCTGACAATAGCGGGCATGAAGTGGTCGTGGTGAATGCGTCTGGGGGATTAAGATTTAAGTACCGGGGCAGTCAGCAATCCAAGTACACAGCATTTCAACCATACAAAATAGCTACTGATGTCAACCATCACATTCTGATAAACGACAATATGAATAACATTGTCCACATTACAGACAGTGGCGGTAACTGTATCCGTTATATAGAATATCCGTGTAGTGGAGGACTTAGTATTGATGCTGAACAT